Sequence from the Panicum virgatum strain AP13 chromosome 5N, P.virgatum_v5, whole genome shotgun sequence genome:
TTATGGTTTTTTGTGAGTACACGAACATCCGTGCCCTTTGGGAAAAGCATTTTGATTCAATGGCTGAGGACTACCGTCATGTTCATGGAAATTCTTCAAATGTTGAGCAGTTTGTGCTTTGAGACATTGTTGATATTGTTTCATGAAAGGGTAAAGACATTAGAAATTATGGTCTGCCAACCCTACATCAATCTGGTAAGATAATTTACATATTCTGTTTCATGCCTTCCATTCTCATTAACATTATTTATACTATTAAATTCATTTTGAACTGAACTTTGACTGATATTTAAAATTTTACTCGAACAGATGATATGAGCAGAGACTATTATAGGGAACTAACCGAGGAGAAGAAAATTGTCATTTCTAATGAAGACTTAAAGTTATCTGAGTCGATTAATGCCGAGCAAATGGAAGGTTTTGATGAAATTTTGGATCATGTTATCAACAATAAAGGGAAAGTTTTTTTAGATGGTCCTGGTGGTACCGGAAAGACATATCTTTATAGGGCCCTTTTGGCCAGAATTCGATCCATGGATCGCATTGCAATAGCTACGGCTACATCTGGAATTGCAGCATCCATCATGCCTGGTGGTCGTACAGCTCATTCGAGGTTCAAAATTCccataaaatttgaaaataacTCTATATGCAACTTTACCAAACAAAGTGGTACTGCAGCACTCTTGCGTGAGGCATCTCTGATTATATGGGACGAGGTTGCCATGACACGAAGACAGGCAGTAGAGACACTTGATAGATCTTTACAGGATATTATAGAATGTGATTTACCGTTTGGGGGTAAAGTAATAGTGTTTGGTGGGGATTTTAGACAAGTTCTGCATGTTGTTCCTACAGGTACTAGAGCACAAATTTGTGACGCCACTTTACGTCGATCATATATATATGGGATGATATCAACATAATACGATTGAAGCAAAACATGAGAGCCCAGAATGATGTATGGTTTTTGGAATTTCTATTAAGAATTGGTGAGGGAACAGAAAAGGCCTTTAAAAATGATTATGTGCAACTGCCGGATGACATTATGCTTGAGTATACTGATGAGCAATCAATTGACACTCTCATTGATCATGTGTTTCCTGATCTAGCTGCGAACTCTATCTCCGTCAGTAACATGTGCGAGCGTGCTATCCTATCAACAGGAAATGAGCATGTTGATAATCTCAACGCTAGGATGATTGGAAAGTTTCCTGGAAATGAAAAGATTTACTACAGTCATGATTCCGTAGATTATGATTCAACTAATAACTATCATCTTGATTTTCTTAACTCAATTACTCCAAATGGACTTCCTCCGCATGAGCTTAAGATTAAGAAGAACTATCCTGTCATACTCCTTCGAAAGTTGGATCCTCATAATGGACTGTGCAATGGAATTCGACTTATAGTGAAGGCTTTTGAGGACAATGCAATTGATTGTGAAATTGTAAATGGACAGCATGCTGGAAATCGAGTTTTTATACCAAGGATTTCCTTGTCGCCATCAGAGGATATTTCACTACCTTTCAAGTTCaagaggaaacaatttccaATAAGACTCAGTTTTGCAATGACTATAAATAAAGCTCAGGGTCAAACTATACCGAATGTTGGGATCTATCTTCTAGAGCCTGTTTTCTCTCATGGACAGCTATATATTGCCTTATCAAGAGGTGTTTCACGTTCAACTACATGGATGTTGGCCAAACCTAACAAAGATGTGGATCCCTCTGGTAGAAGTACCAAAAATATTGTTTAGAGACATTTTACATACTTGAAAAATAGAACTATTCATACTTGAATACAGGTATTTCACTTGATATATACTGTTTTCTTTGAAGTATCAATGCTATTGGTTTTTCTTGACATGCTTTCATGGTGCCATGATAGTGGAGATGGACACACCGTACAATCATTATTGGGATCGGAGATAGACGTCAAATCCTGATGACAAGTGGTGAATCTCCTTCATCATTTGAGTTGATTCTCATGTTATTTGGCGGAGCAGTTGAGGCATGCATATTTCGGATATTGTACAGACTTGTTGTACATCCAACTAAGAAGTATGTAAACATTGCATCCACAAATTGATATAGATAATTTGTCCGTCCTTCATAATTTCTAAAATCACGATTGTTGATTAGGTTTCTATTTCCATATATTAAAATCACGATTTTTTATTAGGCCCATAATCGAGACCATGTTGCCACGAAATTATATATGTTTTCACCAAAGATGAGTTTTCGTTGCTGGTGGCCCctaaaatttaatttaattatttttttcgcAACATCACTCTTTGAACACGTGCGGCACTGGTGTAGGCAAACGAAGAAATtggtttgttttcctttttatttttttattggaAGTAATCAGCTGAGAGCGCTGCCATATCATTTAAGAGATGAAATGGAAATCGCTTTTCTGCGGGAATGCATGGCCGCATGGGCGGAGCTAGGGGTATGCCCCTGTATTCCTTGGCATACCCAAGATTTGGAAGGAAATACTAGTAAAGATATATAGATGCATCTCCAAGAGTATTTCTAAAACACACTatctaaattatcatttgaGGAGCCTTCTACATCAAAGTTGTTTTCTATATGTTTTCACTCTCCAACAACTTTTATATATCTTGTGTATACTCTAGAAAGTCATTTTCGTTATCTATCTTTAGTTAGCAAGAAATACAGAACATGGGATGGCTACATTTGGATAACCACTTAGAGAAACTGTTGTAGGGtatttttccatcaaaatctctattcctaGCAATGAGAGGAAAGATATAGAGAGTCTCTTGAAGTTGCTCTTATACTGTCAAATATGGTTCATTGGTTTAATACACCAAAGCTCACGAACCAAGCCTAGAAATGCAGAAACTTACGTCCCTCATGTGATCTCAACACTGTGGAGTACCACTCGTGTCCTGCTATGCGAGTCGCGTCCAGTCGGTGCTCGGTGCTCGACAGGACGGTGGCTCTCCGTTCGGATGCTCCCCCACTTTGGTGATCGGCAACCGGAGACCTGACGCCCTCGTGACCTCATGTCCTCGCCCACATGGGCCATGGCTTGTGTCCTCTCCTGCTAGCGCGAGTTGCGAAGAATAGAAGGTGCCGACCACCAGCCCACCGGGCACCAGCGGCCAAGACAACGACGTCCAAGGCCCTCCTCTGATCGGTGGCCCTCTCGGACCACTGTTCTGTAATAttgtttaattattcatgtttagAACTTAAATTTTGGTTACTATTATGGATTTGTTATGATCATTATAACTTATCGTCCATTATATTGtatatttgctttgaaacttggCATACCCAGCTGcaaattcctggctccgccgctGCATCGCCGCACATGCATGTCGAAGACCATCGTCCTCGGCCAAACGCTGTGCCATTTGACTACCGATCTCTTATTATTATCACAGCGGAGCATCCCGCACGCTCGCATCGGTGTCATCTGCATCATCCACACGGTTGAGGTTGTCGTCGACTCGCCGTGCTTTTCAGTCAGAGAAGACGACCGATCGAACAGTGACAAGCGCGCGGAATAAGGTGGCTTAGAGCAACAGTAGAGTTGCTAAATTTAAGTAAGCAAATGTACATTTAGAAGTCCATTTCTAAATTTTACTCACCCAAATATGAGTCTCCACTTCAACAAGCCGAGTAAATTAGACTTCTATTTTTCCAACTGACAACTGGGTCACACCTATCATTCTCACTCATCCATCTCTCTCGTCTCCCCGCAGGAGCTAGCAGCTCGATCGATCCCCACAACACTGCTACACCTGGCTGGCTAGCAGCAAGCAGGCCAAGAGAGCTCCAGCGTTCCGCACCAGCTCGCCATTGCCACCGTCGCTCTGGGCTTGCAATGCCGGACGGGAGGTGCCGAGCCCGGCGTCGTCCGGGGCAcatcgtcctcgccgccgctgtcgccggTCGAGGCcggggcgaggcgcggcggagcggagaAGCGGGCGCGGGaccgggacggcggcgagcggcacccGTCGTCTCCTCCGGAGCCCGAGACGCCGCCGGTGCACCCCTGCCGGCCGTGCGGCCGAGCGGCGGCTCGACCGCGGCGGCCCGAGGCGCGTTCTGCGGTGGTCCTGCGCGTGGCGAGCGGTGCTTGCCTCCGATTCGGGGCCGCGCAACagctcggcggtggcggcatggCAGCCTTGCCGCGGAGGAGCTGCTCCACCACCACGCCTGCGGTCTCGACCTCACGCCGGAGCCGTGGAGCCGCCCTGCCCGCGCACTGGCCTCGCGACCGCGACCACCTGCGCGTGGCTCATGGCGATGCTCTGGCCGAAGGACCAAGAACGTGACTTCAGATTTCGACTGAATCAAGCAAGCTCTGGCCGGCGAAGGTCCGAGCAGCAGGTCAAGTACggctcggcggtggcggcatggCAGCCTTGCGTCTGCGCGGGCGCCGAAGCCCTGGTGGCCTGCCTGGTGCCGCCATCCACCACCGTCGCCCTGCTGCCGGCCGTTTTGGACGGCGTGGTAGGCTGGAGGAAGACGAACTTCTCCTTGCCGTCGCtatggcagcggcggccgccgccggacacGAGGCCGCGGAGGCGCCAGAAGCGGCACGCCTCCCCCGTGGAGACGGACTTGGGGAACGGCGGGCCCGAGTCCCGCGTGGGGGAGCCCGGCGCGGACCGCGGCGCCCACGCGTAGTCGGTGTCCGGCGAGGGCGgtgccggaggaggaggccggctgcggcgcggccggcgcctcgccgtcgcggtcgaggtggcggcggtCGAGGCGTCACAGCGTGATGCGGCGGATGGCTGGGTGGCGTGGCGCCTTGGCCGGCTAGGGCGGGGGAAGcgggccggagccggagccggggtGGAGGATGGGGACCGGAGGCGGGACGGAGCGCTAGGGCGAGAAGGCagggaagaaggaaagaaaaaaaaatgggatATTGTCGGTCCAAATAGAAGGCTACCAAATTTGGGGGTGGGAGAGAAATTTAGAAGACCTATTAAAATAGCAGTTCATTTGCTTTCTCTATAGGAGATCAAATTTTTACACCCACCAAACAAATATGGAGATGGAAGTCAATTTAGCCACCCTTGTAGAGTTGCTCTTAGACTATCTCCAACCGTGGAAACCTAAAAACAATACCCATTCTTTGTTTTGGGTCATGCACATGGGTCGAGGCCCAAAAACTCAGCTTCTCCAACAGCAAACTGAGTCTTGCGCCTGcctccccaccgccggcgacaGCACAGCGCCAGCGCCCTTCGCCTCCCCACCGCCGACGCATCAGGTCGCGTGCACCTCCTCCCCCACGTAGCAAGTCGGCGCGCCTCTCATCCCTCCCTCGTCACACATCAAGATGAGCCTCCGCCTATTCAAtttcttccccttcctccattattgcctcctcctccaccttcttCTTCACCGCCGGCGGCCGAAATTCGTCGTCTCCGGCAAGCGGTTCTCCAATTCCTCGCACGTACAGCACCCCCTTATCCTTCTCGACCCATTCCGGTCCTCATCCTCTACTTTCCCCTCTTCCCACAGGACCCCTTCGGAGCTCCGCCTGTTCTTCATTGTCGTCGCGAGGAGCGCCCACGCTGCCGCCCGTCTCGCCTCCTTGCTGCCATAGGGACCACCACAGCCCCAAGCAGCCCAGGCAGGCCCGGCTAGGGGGAGCTCGACCCTGCCGGCCAGGGCGAGCTCGGTCCCGGCTCCTCCTTGCcaccgct
This genomic interval carries:
- the LOC120674806 gene encoding ATP-dependent DNA helicase PIF6-like, whose protein sequence is MRAQNDVWFLEFLLRIGEGTEKAFKNDYVQLPDDIMLEYTDEQSIDTLIDHVFPDLAANSISVSNMCERAILSTGNEHVDNLNARMIGKFPGNEKIYYSHDSVDYDSTNNYHLDFLNSITPNGLPPHELKIKKNYPVILLRKLDPHNGLCNGIRLIVKAFEDNAIDCEIVNGQHAGNRVFIPRISLSPSEDISLPFKFKRKQFPIRLSFAMTINKAQGQTIPNVGIYLLEPVFSHGQLYIALSRGVSRSTTWMLAKPNKDVDPSGRSTKNIV